A genomic region of Mitsuaria sp. 7 contains the following coding sequences:
- the rpsK gene encoding 30S ribosomal protein S11: MAKAPNNQAAQRVRKKVRKNVADGIAHVHASFNNTIITITDRQGGALSWASSGGQGFKGSRKSTPFAAQVAAEVAGRAAQEQGIKNLDVRIKGPGPGRESSVRALAALGIRINSISDVTPVPHNGCRPQKRRRI; the protein is encoded by the coding sequence ATGGCAAAAGCACCCAATAACCAGGCTGCCCAGCGCGTTCGCAAGAAGGTTCGCAAGAACGTCGCCGACGGTATTGCTCACGTTCACGCGTCGTTCAACAACACCATCATCACGATCACTGATCGGCAAGGTGGTGCGTTGTCTTGGGCGTCGTCGGGCGGCCAGGGCTTCAAGGGCTCGCGCAAGTCGACCCCCTTCGCGGCCCAGGTGGCTGCCGAAGTGGCGGGCCGCGCTGCTCAAGAGCAAGGCATCAAGAATCTGGACGTCCGGATCAAGGGCCCAGGCCCGGGTCGCGAATCGTCGGTGCGTGCTCTGGCTGCGCTCGGCATTCGCATCAACTCGATCTCTGACGTGACGCCGGTGCCGCACAACGGTTGCCGTCCGCAGAAGCGCCGCCGCATCTAA
- the rpsD gene encoding 30S ribosomal protein S4: protein MARYLGPKAKLSRREGTDLFLKSARRAISDKAKFDTKPGQHGRTSGQRTSDFGLQLREKQKVKRMYGVLERQFRRYFAEAERRKGSTGVNLLVLLESRLDNVVYRMGFGSTRAEARQLVSHKSITVNGEVVNIASYLVKAGDVVAVREKSKKQLRIVDSLKLAESIGLPAWVAVDATKLEGIFKKTPDRDEFGAEINESLIVELYSR, encoded by the coding sequence GTGGCACGTTACCTCGGCCCGAAGGCCAAACTTTCCCGCCGTGAAGGCACCGACCTGTTCCTGAAGAGCGCCCGCCGCGCCATCAGCGACAAGGCCAAGTTCGACACCAAGCCTGGCCAACATGGCCGCACCTCGGGTCAGCGCACGTCCGACTTCGGCCTGCAGCTGCGCGAGAAGCAGAAGGTCAAGCGCATGTATGGCGTGCTGGAGCGTCAGTTCCGCCGCTACTTTGCTGAAGCCGAGCGCCGCAAGGGCTCGACCGGTGTCAACCTGCTGGTGCTGCTGGAATCGCGCCTGGACAACGTCGTCTATCGCATGGGCTTCGGCTCGACCCGCGCGGAAGCCCGTCAGCTGGTCTCGCACAAGAGCATCACCGTGAACGGCGAAGTTGTGAACATCGCTTCCTACCTGGTGAAGGCCGGTGACGTTGTCGCTGTGCGTGAGAAGTCCAAGAAGCAGCTGCGCATCGTCGACAGCCTGAAGCTGGCCGAGTCGATCGGTCTGCCGGCCTGGGTGGCCGTGGACGCCACGAAGCTGGAAGGCATCTTCAAGAAGACGCCGGATCGCGACGAGTTCGGCGCCGAGATCAACGAGTCGCTGATCGTTGAGTTGTACTCGCGTTAA
- the rpsM gene encoding 30S ribosomal protein S13, with translation MARIAGINIPPHKHTEIGLTSIYGIGRMTAQKICNNCGIPLDKKVKDLNDSDLEKIREEVGRMTIEGDLRREMSINIKRLMDLGCYRGFRHRRGLPVRGQRTRTNARTRKGPRKSAATGKK, from the coding sequence ATGGCACGTATTGCTGGTATCAACATTCCGCCGCATAAGCACACGGAGATCGGTCTGACTTCGATCTACGGCATTGGCCGTATGACCGCGCAGAAGATCTGCAACAACTGCGGCATCCCGCTGGACAAGAAGGTCAAGGACCTGAACGACTCCGATCTGGAAAAGATTCGTGAGGAAGTCGGCCGCATGACCATCGAAGGCGACCTGCGTCGCGAGATGTCCATCAACATCAAGCGCCTGATGGATCTGGGTTGCTATCGTGGCTTCCGGCATCGCCGTGGCCTGCCGGTGCGCGGCCAGCGTACCCGCACGAATGCCCGTACCCGCAAGGGTCCGCGCAAGTCGGCGGCGACTGGCAAGAAGTAA
- the rpmJ gene encoding 50S ribosomal protein L36 → MKVSASVKKMCRNCKIIRRNGVVRVICTDPRHKQRQG, encoded by the coding sequence ATGAAAGTTTCGGCATCTGTCAAGAAGATGTGCCGCAATTGCAAGATCATCCGTCGTAATGGCGTGGTGCGTGTGATCTGTACCGATCCGCGGCACAAGCAGCGCCAAGGCTGA